The following are from one region of the Gammaproteobacteria bacterium genome:
- a CDS encoding HDOD domain-containing protein, whose product MDDPRTIVTNVRSIFSLPDVVIRVNDLIDSGEATNSELEQVISSDPALTAKILKFANSAYFGFSGKVETVLKAISIIGHKELRNLVLASSVTSTFKDIPPDLVDMDIFWNHSITCGVTARLLASSVESRERFFIAGLLHGVGRLILFSQYPKESAKVLSCMNQGEDAATQAELKIFGFTHAQLGAELLRQWKLPSNIWKMVEYQLNPMQEKECQYDACTLCAAVNIANYVQPCTNQRIKQNETISERALQTWSFLGLSAEIVESVMTVAKLQVIEVFNAIH is encoded by the coding sequence ATGGATGACCCACGCACGATTGTGACGAATGTCCGCTCAATCTTTTCTTTACCCGATGTGGTCATTCGCGTGAATGATTTGATTGATTCCGGAGAGGCGACCAATTCCGAATTGGAGCAGGTAATTTCCAGTGATCCCGCACTCACGGCAAAGATATTGAAATTTGCCAATAGCGCTTATTTTGGTTTTTCCGGGAAAGTGGAAACCGTTTTAAAAGCAATTTCGATTATCGGACACAAAGAACTTCGTAATCTTGTGCTTGCATCATCGGTAACTTCCACATTCAAAGACATCCCGCCCGATCTGGTCGATATGGATATATTTTGGAATCACAGCATCACCTGCGGCGTTACTGCGCGCCTGCTGGCTTCCAGTGTCGAAAGCCGGGAGCGCTTTTTTATCGCCGGGCTGTTGCATGGCGTAGGCAGGCTAATCCTTTTCAGTCAATATCCCAAAGAATCCGCGAAAGTGCTGAGCTGCATGAATCAAGGCGAAGATGCGGCAACCCAGGCGGAGCTTAAAATATTCGGTTTTACTCATGCGCAATTGGGTGCTGAGCTGCTGCGGCAATGGAAACTGCCGTCCAATATTTGGAAGATGGTTGAATACCAATTGAATCCAATGCAGGAAAAAGAATGCCAATACGATGCGTGCACGCTCTGTGCGGCAGTCAATATCGCGAATTATGTACAGCCTTGTACCAATCAGCGCATCAAACAAAATGAAACGATATCCGAGCGCGCACTGCAGACCTGGAGTTTTCTCGGCTTATCAGCCGAGATTGTCGAATCGGTAATGACGGTGGCGAAGCTGCAAGTCATTGAAGTTTTTAATGCCATCCATTAA
- a CDS encoding YnbE family lipoprotein, whose product MRKIAQTIGTTIVKIILIICCLVLIACAPTVKVESPQEPITINLNIKLDADIRVKLEEQAKKDIAANPSIF is encoded by the coding sequence ATGCGTAAAATTGCTCAGACGATCGGTACAACGATAGTCAAAATAATTCTAATCATTTGCTGCCTGGTGCTTATTGCATGCGCACCGACAGTCAAAGTGGAATCACCCCAGGAACCGATTACGATCAATCTCAATATTAAGCTGGATGCGGATATCCGGGTGAAACTTGAAGAACAAGCCAAAAAAGATATCGCGGCCAACCCCAGCATTTTCTGA
- a CDS encoding YdbH domain-containing protein, whose amino-acid sequence MNKGLKTALLALISLILAAAAGLYIFRNPLLQVLIGQQLSKQGLPLQSLTGLDVSFNAFRLNGLAAGNNKELRLDHLLATWHLPDLLAGKPLSIEVSGLQVALDLDARFPVSSQPMTASSGKGISIPWLPDFSLKDSTIHLHSAAGNADIALSGEIAQRQPDGQAIRLSVIASGALAQSTSLLTATLDKQGNLQGKIVVSDGGLALPAAKITRFSGEAAFAFAASQLQHIRTELALSGIHVPGKAPVQPASGQADKNPATPSTSGDVAIDQITLKGDIRASAQSVTGLLDLELAGGQLSAQPLKVQQLSVSLPIQIASEQDNWRIGLRNPGQITLGKVDSGVPVHLLNALKLSVSQANLDLVKSAQGWSLAHDIAVTPGNLSLRADRAESSAIDAQIHPGKIALTGKFDAGKNYQGRFNITDAGFALPQSQLQMKDISATVHLDDAELGTAADFAIGRLQHLASEPLFAALSISGSVRNEAADGEPAVYALNIAGGVPDLRYLKVSGQHAPDSGNGMLKAEIVPFSFSPHGLQPGALSPALAQLEEVSGHVSASTQFKWSNKGIQNSQAAFELRDLSFVRENVKLTNLNVDLHVTDLLSLSTPPRQTITVQRIDAGAPLENLLVSYHIEGTDPPRFALEQAQFSALQGTVSVVPTIIDPAMARSDTLIRISNIDLESFFNLIKVDGLTGSGHLDGQIPLTLKENQVTITRGHLAARTPGVLRFQSEKASQLLASSGKEMNLLLQAAQDFHYTELSMDLDKAVTHDLVAKLSLLGNNPAVKDGRAFRLNIKLETDIDKILQTINRGYNLSHEILRGTLKFN is encoded by the coding sequence ATGAACAAAGGGTTAAAAACCGCATTACTGGCTTTGATCAGTCTGATCCTCGCTGCCGCGGCGGGCCTTTATATTTTCCGCAATCCCCTGCTGCAAGTGCTGATCGGTCAGCAATTGAGCAAGCAAGGCTTGCCGCTGCAATCCCTTACCGGACTGGACGTCTCGTTCAATGCTTTCCGCTTGAATGGTCTGGCAGCAGGCAACAACAAAGAGTTGCGGCTGGATCACCTGCTCGCCACGTGGCACTTGCCGGATCTGCTGGCGGGAAAACCGCTTTCGATTGAAGTCAGCGGTTTGCAAGTCGCGCTCGATTTGGATGCACGATTTCCTGTAAGTTCCCAACCCATGACGGCCTCATCCGGAAAAGGCATCAGTATTCCTTGGTTGCCCGACTTTTCACTGAAAGATTCGACCATTCACTTGCATTCCGCCGCCGGCAACGCCGACATTGCGCTATCCGGCGAGATCGCGCAGCGCCAGCCGGATGGTCAAGCAATTCGCCTGAGTGTGATTGCTTCCGGTGCGCTTGCGCAAAGCACAAGCTTACTGACTGCCACACTGGATAAACAGGGAAACCTGCAAGGCAAGATTGTGGTTTCCGATGGCGGGCTGGCGTTGCCCGCAGCGAAAATCACCCGCTTCTCGGGTGAAGCAGCCTTTGCATTCGCGGCATCGCAACTGCAACATATCCGGACTGAGCTCGCATTATCCGGCATTCACGTGCCTGGAAAAGCACCGGTGCAACCGGCATCCGGACAGGCCGATAAAAATCCAGCAACACCGTCAACATCGGGTGACGTGGCGATAGATCAAATCACCTTGAAGGGCGATATCCGCGCATCGGCGCAATCCGTGACCGGGTTACTGGATTTGGAACTCGCAGGCGGTCAATTGTCTGCGCAGCCTTTGAAAGTTCAACAACTGTCGGTTTCCCTACCGATACAGATCGCTTCCGAGCAGGATAATTGGCGCATCGGCTTACGCAATCCGGGGCAGATTACTTTGGGCAAGGTCGATTCCGGCGTTCCTGTTCATTTGCTGAATGCGCTTAAGCTTTCTGTTTCCCAAGCGAACCTGGACTTGGTAAAAAGCGCGCAGGGCTGGTCACTGGCACACGATATCGCCGTAACCCCCGGCAACCTGAGCTTGCGTGCTGATCGTGCGGAATCTTCCGCAATCGACGCGCAGATTCATCCAGGAAAAATCGCCTTGACCGGGAAATTCGATGCCGGTAAGAACTACCAAGGCCGATTCAATATTACCGATGCAGGTTTCGCATTGCCGCAATCCCAGTTGCAAATGAAAGATATCTCCGCCACTGTGCATCTGGACGATGCCGAGCTGGGCACTGCCGCGGATTTTGCCATTGGCCGGTTGCAACATTTGGCTTCCGAACCGCTATTTGCCGCGCTGTCGATTTCGGGCAGCGTCCGCAACGAAGCTGCCGATGGGGAACCGGCGGTATATGCCTTGAACATCGCAGGCGGAGTGCCGGATTTGCGCTATTTAAAAGTCAGCGGCCAGCACGCGCCCGATAGCGGCAATGGCATGCTCAAAGCGGAGATTGTTCCCTTCAGTTTCTCACCGCATGGTTTGCAACCTGGCGCTCTATCTCCCGCTCTTGCGCAACTCGAAGAGGTCAGCGGTCATGTCAGCGCCAGCACACAATTCAAATGGTCCAACAAGGGCATACAAAACAGCCAGGCTGCATTCGAGCTGCGCGATCTGTCATTCGTGCGCGAGAACGTCAAACTCACCAATCTGAATGTCGATCTCCACGTAACGGATTTGTTGTCTCTCAGTACGCCGCCGCGGCAGACGATTACTGTTCAGCGCATCGATGCTGGTGCTCCGCTGGAAAATCTGCTGGTTTCCTATCATATCGAAGGCACCGATCCGCCGCGCTTCGCCCTTGAGCAAGCGCAATTTTCCGCGCTGCAGGGCACGGTATCCGTGGTACCGACCATTATCGATCCGGCAATGGCGCGCTCCGACACGCTGATCCGCATCAGCAACATCGACCTGGAATCCTTTTTCAATCTGATCAAGGTTGACGGACTGACGGGCAGCGGTCATCTCGATGGCCAGATCCCGTTGACATTAAAAGAAAATCAAGTAACGATCACACGAGGTCATCTGGCGGCCCGGACGCCGGGCGTGTTGCGCTTCCAATCGGAAAAAGCTTCGCAGCTGCTGGCTTCATCCGGGAAAGAAATGAATTTATTGCTGCAAGCCGCGCAGGATTTTCACTATACCGAATTATCCATGGATCTCGACAAAGCCGTGACGCATGATCTGGTAGCCAAACTGTCGCTGTTAGGGAATAATCCAGCAGTGAAGGACGGGCGGGCATTCCGTTTGAATATCAAGCTTGAAACGGATATCGATAAAATCCTGCAAACGATCAACCGGGGTTATAACTTATCGCATGAAATCCTGCGTGGCACGTTAAAATTTAATTAA
- a CDS encoding IS5 family transposase (programmed frameshift) — protein sequence MEITETQYQQIEHCMPRQRGNVSHSNLQILNAILYVTEHGCKWRGLPKRFGNWHTIYTRMNRWAKSGVLQKVFEQLQHQQIIRIKIEAVSMDSTSIKVHPDGTGAFKKNGPQSIGKSRGGWTTKIHLVAADTRTAITFSLSPGHTHDAPEGRQLLLALGPVSSPTHLLMDRAYEGDQTRQLALELGYIPVVPPKTNRLELWEYDRAMYKKRNEIERLFRRLKGFRRIFSRFDKLDVIFLSFIHFALIVEALR from the exons ATGGAAATCACCGAAACTCAATATCAACAGATCGAACACTGCATGCCGCGCCAGCGTGGCAATGTCAGTCATTCCAATCTACAAATTCTCAATGCTATTCTGTATGTTACCGAGCATGGTTGCAAGTGGCGCGGACTACCCAAGCGTTTCGGTAATTGGCATACCATCTACACTCGAATGAATCGATGGGCGAAAAGCGGCGTGCTTCAAAAAGTTTTTGAGCAGCTGCAGCATCAACAAATCATTCGCATCAAGATTGAAGCCGTTTCGATGGATAGCACCAGCATCAAAGTGCACCCTGATGGTACTGGTGCAT TTAAAAAAAACGGCCCGCAATCCATCGGCAAATCCCGAGGTGGCTGGACCACTAAAATTCATCTGGTTGCCGCAGATACCAGAACAGCCATAACTTTTTCCTTATCTCCGGGGCATACACATGACGCACCGGAAGGACGACAACTCCTGTTAGCACTCGGCCCCGTCTCTTCTCCTACTCATCTGCTGATGGATCGCGCTTATGAGGGTGATCAAACCAGACAGCTTGCATTGGAGCTCGGTTATATCCCGGTTGTCCCACCCAAAACTAATCGGCTGGAGCTCTGGGAATATGACCGCGCCATGTACAAAAAACGCAATGAGATCGAAAGATTATTCCGCAGACTCAAGGGATTCCGTCGAATATTCTCCAGATTCGACAAACTGGATGTCATTTTTCTCTCATTCATCCATTTCGCTCTCATCGTCGAAGCACTTAGGTAG
- a CDS encoding YdbL family protein translates to MQCIANMTAKKTLTGISRALLLALTLTAIPSWADSLENLRASGAIGESYNGYVVAREPGARGEADEINAKRRAIYQEKATAQGIDIEQVGKVYAAEIVRTVPPGTWIQTNGQWKKK, encoded by the coding sequence ATGCAGTGTATTGCAAACATGACCGCTAAAAAAACGTTGACAGGGATCAGCCGTGCCCTTTTGCTCGCTTTAACCCTTACTGCGATACCGTCTTGGGCGGATTCTCTCGAGAATCTGCGCGCATCCGGTGCCATCGGAGAAAGTTATAACGGCTATGTCGTCGCGCGAGAACCGGGTGCCCGAGGAGAAGCCGACGAGATCAATGCGAAGCGCAGAGCCATTTATCAGGAAAAGGCAACCGCCCAAGGCATCGATATCGAACAAGTCGGAAAAGTCTATGCCGCAGAGATCGTTCGCACCGTCCCGCCGGGAACTTGGATTCAAACCAACGGGCAGTGGAAAAAGAAATAG
- the coaD gene encoding pantetheine-phosphate adenylyltransferase, giving the protein MDKAIYPGTFDPITRGHEDLVRRAARLFDQVVVAVAVSSSKKPFFTLEERVEMAQEVLSDCANVKIMSFSGLLMHFLQQQNARIILRGLRAASDFEYEFQMAGMNRGLYPDVETLFMTPSEQYMFISATMVREIALLGGNADTFVHPLVAKKLREKIIK; this is encoded by the coding sequence ATGGATAAAGCGATTTATCCCGGTACTTTCGATCCGATAACCCGCGGGCATGAAGACCTTGTCCGGCGTGCGGCGCGTTTATTCGATCAAGTCGTGGTGGCGGTTGCGGTGAGCAGCAGTAAGAAGCCGTTTTTCACCTTGGAAGAACGCGTGGAAATGGCGCAGGAAGTCTTGTCGGATTGTGCGAATGTCAAAATCATGTCCTTTTCCGGTTTGCTGATGCATTTTCTGCAACAGCAGAATGCGCGCATCATTTTGCGTGGCTTGCGTGCCGCATCCGACTTTGAATATGAATTTCAGATGGCGGGAATGAATCGCGGATTGTATCCCGATGTCGAAACTTTGTTCATGACGCCGTCCGAACAATACATGTTCATTTCAGCCACCATGGTGCGTGAAATTGCGTTGCTCGGCGGTAACGCCGATACCTTCGTACATCCCCTGGTTGCGAAAAAGCTGCGCGAGAAAATAATTAAATAG
- the ppc gene encoding phosphoenolpyruvate carboxylase, which yields MSAADSGNNNINSKLVSDKDLPLREDIRFLGRLLGDTLREQDGDGAFELVENIRQTAIRFHRDQDLKAREELDAILNRLSDKDSLSVVRGFSYFSLLSNIAEDVHHNRRRRAHLRAGSSPQEGSVTLALERVLANGNERNVLAGFFNKALVSPVLTAHPTEVQRRSILDCQLAIERLLKERALTELTPNELRHNEEGLRATIQILWQTRMLRPSRLSVYDEIENGLAYYSYTFLNEIPYIYAKIEDLLERRLAHDIPPVTSFLRIGSWIGGDRDGNPFVTHDVMLRAVERQSSVALDFYIDAVQKIGRSMSLTEQIVHVSDEVKQLTATAPDIPNRSDEPYRRIFLSIAARLVATAHQLGHQVTQYTPAEPRAPYSSSTEFLHDLNAIIDSLKQHKSSWIARGAVRNLRRAVDVFGFHLAPLDMRQHSKIHEQVVSELFEHSMKRKDYSQLSEKERIDWLLAEISQERSVLASFDDFSELAQSELRILQCAAEIHRRFGRAAMTNYIISMTTGVINVLEVALLLQQSGLLQAGENPQLQLNIIPLFETISDLRSCSAIMDQLFSLPYYRKLLNSRGNVQEVMLGYSDSNKDGGFITSNWEIYKAEIELTKVFAKHKVELRLFHGRGGTVGRGGGPSYQSILAQPPGSVNGQIRVTEQGEVISSKYAEPEIGRRNLETLVAATMEATLLSHDSLGVNAERYYRAMEQLASASFAAYRDLVYETPGFKKFFLESTPIREMAGLHIGSRPPSRKNSDAIEDLRAIPWVFSWSLSRMMLPGWYGFGHAVEAFVNHEEQNGHGLALLQEMYREWPFMQTLLSNMDMVLAKTDMGIASRYAELVEDVALREQIFGRIQEERARSQKWLFAVTGHTELLQDNPTLARSIRNRTPYIDPLNHLQVELLRRYRSGEDSEEVKRSIHLTINGVTAGLRNSG from the coding sequence ATGAGCGCGGCTGATTCAGGGAATAATAATATCAATAGTAAATTAGTCAGTGATAAGGACTTGCCGTTACGCGAGGATATTCGTTTTCTTGGCCGTTTGCTGGGCGATACGTTACGCGAACAAGATGGTGATGGCGCTTTCGAGCTGGTGGAGAATATACGTCAAACCGCGATTCGTTTTCATCGCGATCAGGACCTCAAGGCGCGCGAAGAGTTAGATGCGATACTCAACCGCTTGAGCGATAAAGATTCATTGTCTGTTGTCCGCGGGTTCAGTTATTTTTCATTGCTGTCCAATATCGCGGAAGATGTGCATCACAACCGGCGGCGGCGTGCGCATTTGCGCGCCGGGTCCTCACCGCAGGAAGGCAGTGTGACGCTGGCGCTGGAACGTGTGCTGGCGAATGGAAATGAACGTAACGTTCTGGCCGGGTTTTTTAACAAAGCCCTGGTTTCGCCGGTGCTCACGGCGCATCCGACGGAAGTTCAGCGCCGCAGTATATTGGATTGCCAGTTGGCGATCGAGCGTCTGCTGAAAGAACGTGCGCTAACCGAACTGACGCCGAACGAATTACGCCACAATGAAGAAGGGCTGCGAGCCACCATCCAAATTTTATGGCAAACGCGTATGCTGCGGCCAAGCCGCCTGTCAGTCTATGATGAAATTGAAAATGGGTTGGCTTATTACAGCTATACGTTTTTAAACGAAATTCCCTATATTTACGCAAAGATTGAAGATTTGCTCGAACGTCGCCTGGCGCATGATATTCCGCCGGTGACTTCGTTTTTGCGTATCGGCAGCTGGATCGGCGGCGATCGCGACGGCAATCCGTTCGTCACGCACGATGTCATGCTACGTGCGGTGGAGCGTCAATCGTCGGTAGCATTGGATTTTTATATCGACGCCGTGCAAAAAATCGGCCGCTCGATGAGTCTGACCGAACAAATCGTGCATGTCAGCGATGAAGTTAAGCAATTGACCGCTACCGCACCGGATATTCCTAACCGGTCCGATGAACCGTACCGGCGGATTTTTCTCAGTATTGCCGCGCGCCTGGTTGCAACCGCGCATCAATTGGGTCATCAGGTGACGCAATACACACCGGCCGAACCCAGGGCGCCTTATTCCAGTAGCACCGAATTTTTGCACGATCTCAATGCCATCATTGATTCCCTGAAGCAACACAAATCTTCCTGGATAGCACGCGGTGCAGTACGCAATCTGCGCCGTGCCGTGGATGTATTCGGTTTTCATTTGGCTCCGCTGGATATGCGCCAGCACAGCAAAATCCATGAACAGGTCGTCAGCGAATTATTCGAACACAGCATGAAGCGCAAGGACTATTCGCAATTGAGCGAAAAGGAGCGCATCGACTGGCTGCTTGCGGAAATCAGCCAAGAGCGTTCGGTGCTGGCTTCATTTGATGATTTTTCCGAGCTGGCGCAATCCGAGCTGCGGATTTTGCAATGTGCAGCCGAAATTCATCGTCGCTTCGGCCGTGCAGCGATGACGAATTACATCATATCGATGACGACCGGTGTCATTAATGTGCTGGAAGTGGCCTTGCTGTTACAGCAATCCGGCTTGCTGCAAGCGGGAGAAAATCCGCAATTGCAGCTTAATATCATCCCGTTATTTGAAACCATCTCCGATCTGCGCAGTTGCAGCGCCATCATGGATCAGTTATTTTCCTTGCCATACTATCGCAAGCTGCTGAATTCGCGCGGCAATGTGCAGGAAGTGATGCTCGGTTATTCGGATAGCAACAAGGACGGCGGTTTTATCACGTCGAATTGGGAAATTTATAAAGCCGAGATCGAACTCACCAAGGTTTTTGCTAAGCACAAAGTGGAATTACGCTTGTTTCACGGCCGCGGCGGTACCGTGGGGCGCGGCGGCGGACCCAGCTATCAGAGTATTCTGGCACAACCGCCGGGCAGTGTGAATGGTCAAATCCGCGTCACCGAGCAAGGCGAGGTGATCAGCAGTAAATATGCTGAGCCTGAAATTGGCCGCCGCAATCTTGAAACCCTGGTGGCAGCGACTATGGAGGCGACGTTGTTGAGTCACGACTCTCTCGGCGTGAATGCGGAGCGCTATTATCGGGCAATGGAGCAACTGGCCTCCGCTTCTTTTGCGGCTTATCGTGACTTGGTGTATGAAACCCCCGGATTTAAGAAATTCTTTCTGGAATCGACGCCGATCCGGGAAATGGCCGGATTACACATCGGCAGCAGACCCCCTTCGCGCAAGAATTCCGACGCGATTGAAGATTTACGTGCGATTCCTTGGGTGTTCAGCTGGAGTTTGAGCCGCATGATGCTTCCCGGCTGGTATGGTTTCGGTCATGCGGTGGAAGCCTTTGTCAATCATGAAGAGCAAAATGGACACGGGTTGGCGTTATTGCAGGAAATGTACCGGGAATGGCCCTTCATGCAGACATTGTTGTCGAATATGGACATGGTGCTGGCTAAGACCGATATGGGCATTGCCTCGCGTTACGCGGAACTGGTCGAAGATGTTGCGTTGCGGGAGCAGATTTTCGGGCGTATTCAAGAGGAGCGCGCAAGGAGTCAAAAATGGCTGTTCGCCGTGACCGGCCATACCGAATTACTGCAGGACAATCCGACGTTGGCGCGCAGCATCCGCAATAGAACGCCGTATATCGATCCGCTCAATCATTTGCAGGTGGAATTGCTGCGCCGTTACCGTTCCGGTGAAGATAGCGAGGAAGTCAAACGCTCCATTCATTTGACGATCAATGGAGTAACGGCCGGTTTGCGCAATAGCGGTTGA
- a CDS encoding YfhL family 4Fe-4S dicluster ferredoxin: MALIITDECINCDVCEPECPNGAISQGEEIYQINPALCTECVGHYNEPQCVEVCPVDCITVNPDKIESKEQLLAKYQMLVSVKSE; encoded by the coding sequence ATGGCGTTAATCATTACCGACGAATGTATCAATTGCGACGTTTGTGAACCTGAATGTCCTAACGGCGCGATTTCGCAGGGTGAAGAAATCTACCAGATCAACCCGGCGCTGTGCACCGAGTGCGTCGGGCACTACAATGAACCGCAATGCGTCGAAGTATGTCCGGTTGATTGCATCACGGTCAATCCCGATAAAATCGAAAGTAAAGAACAGCTGCTGGCAAAATATCAAATGCTTGTTTCCGTAAAATCAGAATAA
- the rsmD gene encoding 16S rRNA (guanine(966)-N(2))-methyltransferase RsmD, with amino-acid sequence MTSMRGKVRIIGGQWRSRLLAFPEHPDLRPTSDRIRETLFNWLGQDLSGLSCLDLFAGSGALGFEAASRGAAMVVMVDADAKIYRALRENKEKLQAAQIELAMMNAMSFLNSDTRKFDVIFLDPPYRLALLPALLPLLPCHLETGGVVYAEDKGNWTADAHWQVKRDTRAGSVHYRLLELAQHG; translated from the coding sequence ATGACGTCAATGCGGGGAAAAGTTCGCATCATTGGCGGCCAGTGGCGCAGCAGGCTATTGGCTTTCCCGGAGCATCCCGACTTAAGACCGACGTCTGATAGAATACGCGAGACGTTATTTAACTGGCTAGGGCAAGACTTGAGCGGGCTAAGCTGCCTCGATTTGTTTGCCGGCAGCGGTGCATTGGGCTTTGAAGCGGCATCGCGCGGCGCGGCAATGGTGGTGATGGTGGATGCGGATGCAAAAATCTATCGTGCATTGCGGGAAAATAAGGAAAAATTGCAGGCAGCACAAATTGAACTGGCAATGATGAATGCGATGAGTTTTTTGAATTCGGATACGCGGAAATTTGATGTTATTTTTCTCGATCCTCCTTACCGTCTGGCGTTGTTGCCGGCATTGTTGCCCTTATTGCCATGTCATCTTGAAACGGGCGGGGTGGTTTACGCTGAAGACAAAGGCAATTGGACTGCGGATGCGCACTGGCAGGTAAAGCGCGACACAAGAGCTGGCAGTGTGCATTACCGGCTTCTGGAGCTGGCGCAGCATGGATAA
- a CDS encoding insulinase family protein yields the protein MQIKQFVFIVLFGFFSQWTWATLPIQTWQTASGTRVYFVENHDLPILDVSVEFAAGSGMDTADKSGCASLVQHMLNLGAGGLSEDQIATALADVGAQLKSHFDRDRAGIALRTLSSERERKQALDIVVRVIQQPEFPHDVVLREKARTVASIKESSTKPDYIGERELMKMLYGHHPYGLNEMGEIETLNRLQREDLVAFYRAYYVAKNAVIAIMGDVTRSEAAAIAEQLTEKLSAGGASTEIPPVSIPPAGIKRIPHPATQSHIQMAYPGLRRSDPDYFPLLVGNHILGGGGFVSRLMEAIRQERGLAYSVYSFFSPYKEQGPFQIGLQTKKEQSEEALTLTNKVLKEFVANGPTEEELKSAKQNIIGGFPLRIDSNSKILGFLSIIGFYRLPLTYLTDYLAAVEVVTTEQIRDAFQRRIQPDGMVTVIVGALE from the coding sequence GTGCAAATAAAGCAGTTCGTTTTTATCGTATTATTTGGTTTTTTTTCTCAATGGACCTGGGCTACATTGCCGATCCAAACTTGGCAAACCGCCTCCGGCACGCGCGTGTATTTTGTTGAAAATCATGACCTACCGATATTGGATGTCAGTGTTGAATTCGCCGCCGGTAGCGGCATGGATACTGCCGATAAGTCCGGTTGCGCCAGTCTGGTTCAACATATGCTCAATCTTGGCGCGGGCGGGTTGTCGGAAGATCAGATCGCCACGGCGCTGGCCGACGTCGGCGCGCAGCTGAAAAGCCATTTCGATCGCGACCGTGCCGGCATTGCCTTGCGTACGTTGAGCAGCGAGCGCGAGCGCAAGCAGGCGCTGGATATAGTGGTGCGTGTTATTCAGCAGCCGGAATTTCCGCACGATGTCGTGCTGCGGGAAAAAGCAAGAACCGTCGCCAGTATCAAGGAATCCAGCACTAAACCGGATTACATCGGCGAACGTGAATTGATGAAAATGCTGTACGGCCATCATCCCTACGGACTCAATGAAATGGGTGAAATCGAGACGCTGAACCGGCTGCAGCGGGAAGATCTGGTAGCATTTTATCGTGCTTATTATGTCGCCAAGAATGCGGTGATCGCTATCATGGGCGATGTCACCCGGTCTGAAGCGGCGGCGATTGCCGAGCAATTAACGGAAAAATTATCCGCCGGCGGAGCAAGCACGGAAATACCGCCGGTATCGATACCGCCGGCGGGAATAAAAAGAATTCCTCATCCGGCAACGCAAAGCCACATCCAAATGGCCTATCCGGGATTGCGGCGCAGCGATCCGGATTATTTTCCGCTGTTGGTCGGCAATCACATCCTCGGCGGGGGAGGATTTGTTTCACGCTTGATGGAAGCGATTCGCCAGGAACGCGGTTTGGCTTACAGCGTGTATAGTTTCTTTTCCCCTTATAAAGAGCAGGGGCCGTTTCAAATCGGCTTGCAAACCAAAAAGGAGCAATCGGAAGAAGCCTTGACCTTAACGAACAAAGTGCTTAAGGAATTTGTCGCGAATGGTCCGACTGAAGAAGAACTGAAGTCGGCAAAGCAAAATATCATCGGCGGTTTTCCACTGCGCATCGACAGCAATAGCAAAATATTGGGCTTTTTATCCATCATCGGTTTTTATCGTTTACCGCTAACTTATTTGACGGATTATTTGGCGGCGGTTGAAGTGGTTACCACCGAGCAGATCCGGGATGCATTCCAACGGCGGATCCAGCCTGACGGCATGGTGACGGTGATCGTGGGAGCACTTGAATAG